Below is a genomic region from Raphanus sativus cultivar WK10039 chromosome 4, ASM80110v3, whole genome shotgun sequence.
TTAATGTCCCGTGGAGTAGAACCTGAAGTTGACAAGTGAGAATGCTTTATATTGCAAGAGTAAAATAATAAGCTCTTCTAATAGTTCATTGAGCGTTTTACATTTGATAATTTCCACAGGTACCTTTTCCTGTTCTTGAAGTTCATGGCATCAGTTATTCCAACTATCGAGTATGATTACACAATGGACTTTGATCTCGGTAGCTCAAGCACCTAATTACTTGTGTCATGGATGGGCTTGGTGGCTCTCTGCACACTGTACATAAAGAACtgtcatcattttcttttctcttcaaaAGGAACTGTAAGGTGTTGTTGTGTTTTGATCACACGTTCATCTGCTGATGTTTATGCAGATCAATAGTAATTTGCCATTGATCAGAAAACAAACTGTGAATGTAACTCTATTCTCACATCTAATTTAATAGTGTGTTTTTGGTACACTCTTGCTTATGGCAAAGTTGGGATTAATGTTTCAAATGACGTATCTATTCTGatgtttttccttttattacACAATAGTAGCACCAGAGATCTTTTTTAACGCAGGCCATGAGTTCATTAGTTTGGCTGTGGATGTCTAATAACTATCTAGCTCTTGTTGCTCTGGTTACGATTTACGAAGACGATAAGCAAAACAACAATGGCGAGCAGAACCGTCATCTGAAGCTTCTCCATCGCTGGCGCAGCACCTGTTGCTAACACGACCATCTCATCTCCAGGAACAACCGTCTCATCTCCATTGAAGAGGTCAGTGACGTACTTTGTGACTCCTTCCATTGCATCCATGATTTTGATGGCACTTCTCTGAAGCAACCTCCTTATGAAGTTCACTGATATACcagagtcttcttcttcttgtgacCTCTCCTCAGCTGcgttataaaaattcaaatgaaAAACTAAGATTCACATAATCATCATCACGCCAGTccacttttttatattttcattaccGTTGTTAATGAGCTCCCGGACAACCTCATTGTTCATCACCGCATCCCAAACAGCCCTGTCTGAAGCCAATGACATAACCATTCTCTGCAGTACAAATGTTTCTCTCAGTTACATCTTTAGCAAATGATTGAAACTCAAGAAAGCTATAGAACAATACAGAAAAACCTGAACTGATGGATCGGTCTGAAACATATGAAAGGCGTCGTAGAATCTGTCCAGCATATAAGGCTGCAGAAGACTAGTATTACAGAGCTGCAATGGAGGCTCAATCCAATCTACAAACTCCGACTGATCTGAAACTTcttctttatcatcatcattgAACATCCTAACATATAAAGATAGACTTCTTATTAACCTTGAGAGCGCTTAAATACATGTAAAGAAACAACCTTTTTCAAAACTCACAGTTGAAGTGCAGAGAAAGCATCCTCAACTTCCTCAATCTCCGGAGCTTTATCCTCTCTTTCAACAGCCACCCACTCAaactcatcctcctcctcctcctcgcaGTTCAGCGAATCATTCACCGGCTCAACTCTCTCCGGTGATGAAGAGACAGAGGACGAGGGAACTGATGGCGACATGAATGGTTTCTGTTTGCCGAGATTGATCACTGTAGCAGCACCAGCGTCTTCGAAAGTCTCCAGCTtctctcctcctccgccgccgtcGGCGATTCTGATGTCCATTTTCGCCGCCTAGTTTTCTTGCTCTGTAAGCCGGAAACGGCGCTTACTTATGTATTACTTGCAAGTTATTACAAAAGTGTTTAATAATGGaatagttattatttttctcttacatgttttctttttaaggTCTCGTACTTTTATAAGTTTCTAAATCAGTCATATACTTGTAGAATAGTAGTAAACAACCCCATTACATTTCAAACTGTTCTTTAAACCCTAATCGGGCCAGATTGTTTGATAAGTGGGAAGGAGATTCTCATGGAATCATGACGGGAGAGCTCCTTTTTATTTAACTTCTTCAAATGAGAATTgtaatatgaaataaggaaatGTTGTTTGAATTATGAGAAAACAGTCATGTTGTTGTAACAATTTGTAGTCAGTTTCAAAGGAAAAAAAGGAATTGTCATATGAAAGTTAGAAAATGCTGGAATGTATTTGTTTTTACGCTGTGGATGAAACTCTTGATTCTAATGAGAAAGTTGACCAAGTGTCATCGTCTTTGAGGTTGTAccacactattttttttttttgagcaactaatgatttcattaaaaaaaggaaagtttaaATGGGTACAATATTAGGATTGTTAATTAAATGACTTGCTAAACAACATTTGGCAAGTCCATCAGCAGATCCATTTAGAGATCTAGGAATGTAGATGAAACGACAAGAGagaaaagatgaagaagatgagaacGCGAGATCGTCGATATCGGCGAGAACTCCAAAGAGCTCCGTTGATCGTCGGCGAGAGTTGATCGTGTTAACGAGCATTTGAGAATCTGATTTGAGACAGATGTGATGGTAGTTATGTGACGCCACTTGCAGGAGGACTTCTCGGATTGCCAGAGCTTCAGTCATGCAAGGAGATGATACTGATGTTTGAGCGCAGGATCCACGGAAGGTCTCTCGATTGGCGGCATCTGTGAATATCCAGGCGAGATCCGCAACACGGTCTCCACCCTTCTATGAGGCATCGGTGTGGCAGGTGATTTCTGACGAGTCGTACCACACTATTTCAGAGtgcatataaaaattaaattaaatatggTTTGTTGCTAGCTAAAGGCATTTGAAGAAATTATAATGATCTTTAGAGTTTTTGGATGTGGCTACAGTTTGCTAATGAAAAGCGGTTCAACGTTcataagtttattttttgtaatccaCCAGTTCAGATTAATATAACTTCATGTTGTAACAAACcaaatcatttataatttgGTTGTATACGAAACAATCTAAAGAACATATCAGTGCCGGTCCAAACTAATGCGGCACCTAAAGCGTGTAGAAGATATGTCGATAAGGGTgttttagtaaatatataatcccTAGAATTCCTATTGTAATCTGTATAAATACTCCCTTGTACATTCTAATATATCATCAAGTTATTATCgttatatggtatcagagcaagaTACCTAGGGATCACAAATACACAGCCgccacttttattttttatttttttttcaagtcaTCGACTTCTTTTTGTTCTTCTCCCTCGTTCTCCATTGCCATCTCCTCCAAGCTTTTTCAATGGCACAAAACCCTGCGGCTGCTCATGAAACCATCCGTGTTTCTGATACTCAAAATCTTCTCAACGTCAACATGACGAACGTCACCAAACTTACGGCTTCCAACTTCTTGATGTGGAGCCGTCAAGTTCAGGCTCTCTTGGATGGCTATGATCTCTCCGGCTACATCGATGGTTCCTCTGTTCCACCGACTCCGACAATCACACAGAATGAAGTTCCCGTCCCAAATCCTGCGCACACGCTGTGGAAGAGACAAGACCGGCTCATCTACAGCTCACTCCTTGGCGCCATCACAGTCTCCATCCAGCCCATTCTCTCCACGACAACAACATCTGCTCAGATTTGGTCGACTCTTTCGGCGACCTACGCAAAACCCAGTAGGGCTCATGTCAAGCAGCTGCGACAACAAGTTAAGACTTGGACCAAAGGCACTAAGTCCATCGACGAGTATTTGCAGGGATTTACTACAAAGTTTGATCAACTGGCGTTACTTGGTACTCCATATGAGCTCGAGGATCAGATTGACTTTGTTCTTGAAGGATTACCGGAGGAGTACAAGCAAATCGCTGATCAGATTGAGAGTCGCGAGACGCCTCCCTCCATTACCGAGATTCATGAGAAATTGCTTAACTTTGAAGTGAAGCTGCAGACAAAGACTCCTCCTTCTCCGGTGCTTCCTGTTACAGCAAATGTGGCTCAGTATCGCGGCGGTTCCAGCAACAATAACCATCACACCCGCCACTCCTCGCAGCAGCCACAAAACAACAACCCTCGTGGACACCAAACGTGGCAACAACATCAGTTCTCTCCACGACTTGATCAGAACTCCAGAGGATACAAAGGTCGCTGCCAGCTCTGTGGCACCTATGGTCACAGTGCACGCCGTTGCTCTCAGAACCAGGGGTCGTCTGCTCCGCGTTCCAACGCTCCCGCACCTACGTCGTGGCAGCCACGAGCCAATATGGCAATGACGCAAGCTTACAATCCAAACAACTGGATACTCGATAGCGGCGCAACCCATCATCTCACCACAGATTTGAACAACCTCTCTCTCCATCATCCTTATACGGGAGGTGAAGAAGTCACCATTGCCGACGGCTCAACGATTCCCATCTCGCATACTGGTTCCTCTTCCCTTACTACCCCTAATCGTTCATATTCCttagaaaatgttttttatGTCCCAAACTTACAGAAAAATTTGATTTCTGTATATCGATTGTGTAATTCTAACAATGTATCAGTTGAATTCTTTCCTGCCCActttcaggtgaaggatctcagcACGGGGGTCCGATTACTCCAAGGCAGAACTAAAGGCGAGTTGTACGAGTGGCCAGTCACCAACCGAAACTCCATCACCCTCTTTGCCTCTCCGACACCAAAAACCACCATCACTTACTGGCACTCGCGCTTGGGACacccttcttcttctaccttaCAAACTATTATTTCTCAGTTTTGTTTACctgtttcttcctcttctcaaAAACTATTGCCCTGTTCTCATTGTCTTATTAATAAAAGTCACAAACTTCCTTTTTATTCAAATTCCATCTCTTCTACTCAACCTCTTGAATACATATATACCGATGTTTGGACCTCCCCTATCCTTTCCATTGATCAGTACAAGTACTATGTTATCTTTGTTGATCACTTTACCCGATACACATGGCTTTACCCTCTAAAGAAAAAATCCCAAGTGCGAGAAACATTTATCCAGTTCAAACTCCTTGTCGAAAAACACTTTACCCTACCCATCCGTAACCTCTACTCTGACAATGGTGGAGAGTTTATAGCTCTACGTCAGTTCCTGGCTTCACATGGTATCTCTCATTACACTTCACCACCACATACTCCGGAGCATAATGGAATTGCCGAGAGGAAGCATAGGCATATTGTTGAGACAGGCCTTACACTGCTTCACCAAGCTTCGGTTCCCACTGAGTATTGGACTTATGCATTTGCGGTGGCGGTCTACTTGATCAATCGCCAACCTTCCTCTGTTCTTCCTCGGAAGTCGCCATACGCGATGCTGTTCAACAAGTCTCCCAACTATTTGAAGCTACGAGTTTTTGGTTGTGCTTGTTTCCCATGGCTTAAGCCATATAACTCGCACAAACTTGAATCTCGCTCGCTCCGGTGCGTCTTTCTTGGCTACTCTCTCACGCAGAGTGCGTATTTTTGTCTCCACCAGCCAACCGGACGCATCTACACCTCGAGACATGTTACCGAAAAACAATGCTCTTAATTATAACtaaagttttgatattttaaaatattaaaaatattaaattatattatttcaaataaataaacacaaaatattattctGAAAAGAATGTTCTAgcttttttttagaaaatatttttcgaatttcaaataattaagtGTTTTAGTTATGTGGTATATCATTATCCTAGATAATTCTTTATAAATTCTACaagaatattataaaactagaaTTGACGAAAagaatttttttgtgtttaaaaaatacGATTTTCATTAGTATTTTT
It encodes:
- the LOC108848452 gene encoding uncharacterized protein LOC108848452 isoform X1, yielding MDIRIADGGGGGEKLETFEDAGAATVINLGKQKPFMSPSVPSSSVSSSPERVEPVNDSLNCEEEEEDEFEWVAVEREDKAPEIEEVEDAFSALQLMFNDDDKEEVSDQSEFVDWIEPPLQLCNTSLLQPYMLDRFYDAFHMFQTDPSVQRMVMSLASDRAVWDAVMNNEVVRELINNAEERSQEEEDSGISVNFIRRLLQRSAIKIMDAMEGVTKYVTDLFNGDETVVPGDEMVVLATGAAPAMEKLQMTVLLAIVVLLIVFVNRNQSNKS
- the LOC108848452 gene encoding uncharacterized protein LOC108848452 isoform X2, with translation MDIRIADGGGGGEKLETFEDAGAATVINLGKQKPFMSPSVPSSSVSSSPERVEPVNDSLNCEEEEEDEFEWVAVEREDKAPEIEEVEDAFSALQLMFNDDDKEEVSDQSEFVDWIEPPLQLCNTSLLQPYMLDRFYDAFHMFQTDPSRMVMSLASDRAVWDAVMNNEVVRELINNAEERSQEEEDSGISVNFIRRLLQRSAIKIMDAMEGVTKYVTDLFNGDETVVPGDEMVVLATGAAPAMEKLQMTVLLAIVVLLIVFVNRNQSNKS